One Filimonas effusa genomic window carries:
- the porT gene encoding type IX secretion/gliding motility protein PorT/SprT, producing MAATLKKTVLFPIRILTAILLVLVATLAVHAQTRIREGLNRPDHDSYNYYFGISLAYNTSYIHTSKNPHFLANDSILVAEPGAKGGIALGLLATLRLNQWWELRGNPQLIIGGAKYFTYTLKNPNTVFGEKEIETRQMPSTIVSFPFHFKFSSDRIGNFRTYLLAGMKYDIDLASNSAARNAENLVKLKKYDYGIDVGIGFNFYLRFVTLSPEIRFSSGLANIHSRDANLKYSSVFDKLQSRMIFFTLNLED from the coding sequence ATGGCCGCGACTCTAAAAAAGACTGTATTGTTTCCGATTCGTATCTTAACTGCTATTTTATTGGTATTGGTGGCAACCCTGGCGGTACATGCCCAAACCCGTATAAGAGAAGGACTTAACCGCCCCGATCACGATAGTTACAATTACTATTTCGGGATAAGCCTTGCTTATAACACCTCCTATATTCATACTTCCAAGAACCCTCATTTCCTGGCAAACGACAGTATACTTGTGGCCGAACCCGGCGCCAAAGGAGGTATCGCCCTTGGCCTGCTGGCTACCCTGCGCCTGAACCAGTGGTGGGAATTACGCGGCAACCCGCAGCTTATCATCGGCGGCGCCAAATACTTTACCTACACGCTTAAAAACCCCAACACCGTATTTGGCGAAAAGGAAATTGAAACCCGCCAGATGCCTTCTACGATCGTAAGTTTCCCGTTTCATTTTAAATTCAGCTCCGACCGGATCGGCAATTTCCGTACTTACCTGCTGGCAGGTATGAAGTACGATATAGACCTCGCCAGCAACTCCGCCGCACGTAATGCCGAAAACCTGGTTAAACTGAAGAAATATGATTACGGCATTGACGTGGGCATAGGCTTTAACTTTTACCTGCGCTTTGTAACGCTTTCCCCTGAGATCCGGTTCAGCAGCGGCCTCGCCAATATCCACAGCCGCGATGCCAACCTCAAGTACTCCAGCGTATTCGATAAACTGCAGTCGAGAATGATCTTCTTTACATTGAACCTCGAAGACTAA
- the ubiE gene encoding bifunctional demethylmenaquinone methyltransferase/2-methoxy-6-polyprenyl-1,4-benzoquinol methylase UbiE, with protein sequence MAKYAHDHIVPYQNSEEEKKQQVASMFDSIAGRYDFMNRFLSGGIDVTWRKKAIAQLAPLKPKNILDVATGTGDVAIMTWHQLHPDKITGIDISEGMLEHGRQKIEKLGLTNGITLHKGDSETISYPDNTFDAITVAFGVRNFQNLEKGLKEMYRVLKPGGKLVILEFSRPKQPLFKGVYNIYMNFIAPGIGKLLARNKDAYQYLNNSMQAFPEREQLIRIMNEAGYSTTHYKALTMGICCYYCGSK encoded by the coding sequence ATGGCAAAATATGCACACGACCACATCGTACCGTACCAGAATAGTGAAGAAGAGAAAAAGCAACAGGTGGCCAGCATGTTCGACAGCATTGCCGGGCGGTACGACTTCATGAATCGCTTTTTAAGCGGGGGTATAGATGTAACCTGGCGTAAAAAGGCCATTGCGCAGCTGGCGCCCCTGAAACCCAAAAACATACTTGACGTTGCCACCGGAACAGGAGATGTAGCCATTATGACCTGGCACCAGTTACATCCCGATAAAATAACGGGTATCGATATTTCTGAAGGTATGCTGGAACACGGCCGCCAGAAAATTGAGAAACTGGGACTCACCAATGGCATCACCCTTCATAAAGGCGACAGTGAAACCATCAGTTACCCCGACAATACTTTTGATGCCATTACAGTTGCTTTTGGCGTGCGCAACTTTCAAAACCTCGAAAAGGGCCTCAAAGAAATGTATCGCGTATTAAAACCCGGCGGCAAACTGGTGATCCTCGAATTTTCACGTCCAAAGCAGCCTCTTTTCAAAGGCGTGTACAATATCTACATGAATTTCATTGCACCAGGCATCGGCAAGCTGCTGGCACGGAACAAAGACGCTTACCAGTATCTCAACAACTCGATGCAGGCATTTCCCGAGCGCGAACAACTGATCCGGATCATGAACGAAGCAGGTTACAGCACTACTCACTATAAAGCGCTTACCATGGGCATCTGCTGTTATTACTGCGGAAGCAAATAG
- a CDS encoding AAA family ATPase, producing the protein MQTGEDIRRLNEQIQQAAGFVEVLREELGKVVVGQQYMVDRLLIGLLSNGHVLLEGVPGLAKTLTIKSLAQAVAAKFSRIQFTPDLLPADVVGTMIYNQQSHEFVVRKGPVFANFILADEINRAPAKVQSALLEAMQERQVTIGDKTYQLDDPFLVLATQNPQEQEGTYPLPEAQVDRFMLKVVVGYPDKKDEQMIIRQQVQGIKGPSVNAVVRVHELLKGRELTKQVYMDEKIEQYIVDIVFATRFPDQYGLAKMKRFISFGGSPRASISLALAAKAHAFMQKRGFVIPDDVKAISKDVLRHRVGLTYEAEAENIASEQIVEDIIRTVQVP; encoded by the coding sequence ATGCAAACAGGAGAAGATATTCGCCGCCTTAATGAACAAATACAACAGGCAGCAGGATTTGTTGAAGTACTGCGTGAAGAACTGGGTAAAGTGGTCGTAGGGCAGCAGTATATGGTTGACAGGCTTTTAATAGGGCTGCTCAGTAATGGCCACGTTCTGCTGGAAGGGGTTCCCGGACTTGCAAAAACGCTCACCATTAAATCGCTGGCCCAGGCCGTTGCCGCCAAGTTCAGCCGTATCCAGTTTACGCCCGATCTGTTACCTGCCGACGTTGTTGGTACTATGATCTATAACCAGCAAAGCCACGAATTTGTTGTGCGTAAAGGTCCTGTTTTCGCAAACTTTATTCTCGCGGATGAAATTAACCGTGCTCCCGCAAAAGTACAGAGCGCGCTGCTCGAAGCCATGCAGGAAAGGCAGGTGACCATTGGCGATAAAACCTACCAGCTCGACGATCCGTTTCTGGTACTTGCTACCCAAAACCCGCAGGAACAGGAAGGTACCTATCCGCTTCCCGAAGCGCAGGTGGATCGTTTCATGCTTAAAGTAGTGGTGGGTTATCCCGATAAAAAAGACGAACAAATGATCATCCGCCAGCAGGTACAGGGCATTAAAGGCCCTTCTGTAAATGCTGTGGTAAGGGTACATGAACTGCTCAAAGGCCGTGAGCTCACCAAGCAGGTGTACATGGATGAAAAAATTGAACAATACATTGTAGATATCGTATTCGCCACCCGTTTCCCCGATCAGTACGGACTGGCGAAAATGAAACGTTTCATCAGCTTCGGTGGTTCGCCCCGCGCCAGCATTTCACTGGCCCTGGCAGCCAAGGCGCATGCTTTTATGCAAAAACGTGGTTTTGTGATCCCCGATGATGTTAAAGCCATTTCTAAAGACGTGTTACGTCACCGCGTTGGTTTAACTTACGAAGCCGAAGCGGAAAATATTGCCTCAGAACAGATCGTTGAAGATATTATAAGAACTGTACAGGTGCCATGA
- a CDS encoding DUF58 domain-containing protein translates to MMTPQDIIRKVRELEIKSKRLTDHMFAGEYHTAFKGRGMTFKEVREYQAGDDPRFIDWNVSARMGHAFSKVFEEERELTIYLLVDVSASSLFGTFKQTKIELITAICAVLAFSAVGNNDKASLISFSDKVDKYMPPKKGRDHVLHIIEELLRFTPNAANTRLLKALEFVTNVSKHKSIIFILSDFADAGYKDVLKVAARRHDIIGIQVYDRRDKQLPRMGLIQVRDAENGDMVWLDTNDLATRTYYNEQFLKMKNEAKTAFRDAGCDLLQIATGEDYVKALQEFFIRRA, encoded by the coding sequence ATGATGACTCCCCAGGATATCATAAGAAAAGTGCGCGAGCTCGAAATAAAAAGTAAGCGCCTGACAGACCATATGTTTGCAGGGGAGTACCATACTGCCTTCAAGGGCCGTGGTATGACCTTTAAAGAGGTACGTGAATACCAGGCCGGCGATGATCCGCGGTTTATAGACTGGAACGTATCGGCGCGTATGGGACATGCATTCAGCAAGGTGTTCGAGGAAGAAAGAGAGCTTACGATCTACCTGTTGGTTGATGTAAGCGCCAGCAGCCTGTTTGGTACTTTCAAACAAACAAAAATTGAACTGATCACTGCCATCTGTGCCGTACTTGCGTTCTCGGCCGTTGGCAACAACGATAAGGCCAGCCTGATTTCATTCAGCGATAAGGTAGATAAATACATGCCGCCTAAAAAGGGCCGCGACCATGTACTCCATATCATTGAAGAACTATTACGTTTTACCCCCAACGCTGCCAATACCCGGCTGCTGAAGGCCCTGGAATTCGTGACAAACGTGTCGAAACATAAAAGTATCATCTTCATCCTCAGCGATTTTGCCGATGCGGGTTACAAAGATGTTTTGAAAGTAGCAGCAAGGAGGCATGATATCATTGGCATACAGGTATATGACCGCCGCGACAAACAGCTGCCGCGTATGGGTTTGATACAGGTGCGCGATGCAGAGAATGGTGATATGGTTTGGCTCGATACCAATGATCTGGCAACCCGTACCTATTATAATGAGCAATTCCTGAAGATGAAAAATGAAGCAAAGACTGCTTTCCGCGATGCGGGATGCGACCTGCTTCAGATTGCTACAGGTGAAGACTATGTAAAAGCATTACAGGAATTTTTTATCAGACGCGCATGA
- a CDS encoding vWA domain-containing protein: MLIDWLQNIEFAYKWVFAFLILLPIVIWEYVRSNHKQQAAMIITTTHFLHGKVRSWRATLRHVPFILRCLSVVLFIFALARPQTRYSESEATGEGIDIILCFDISGSMTADDLPPNRLESAKRVARDFVKGRRGDQIGITIFSNQSFTLCPLTIDHNTVLSQIASIQPGYLKDEGTAIGSGLATSVDRLRAGKSKSKVVVLLTDGVDFGGTIPPNIAKEMARLYKVKVYTIGVGAEKEVNEVISSPLGPVSQHKRLEYNESLLKELAQATGGQYFHALDTSSLQKIYSSINLMEKSRIQVTSYEKHSDKYRPFLLAALIALVLEVFIRYAVFKRFP; this comes from the coding sequence ATGTTAATTGATTGGCTACAAAATATAGAGTTCGCTTATAAGTGGGTCTTTGCCTTTCTTATACTATTGCCCATCGTAATATGGGAATATGTGCGCAGCAACCACAAACAGCAGGCGGCCATGATCATTACCACCACGCACTTCCTGCATGGCAAGGTAAGAAGCTGGAGAGCTACGTTGCGGCATGTACCTTTCATCCTTCGCTGTTTGTCGGTGGTATTGTTCATTTTTGCGCTGGCCCGCCCGCAAACGCGCTATTCCGAAAGTGAGGCTACGGGCGAAGGCATCGATATCATTCTTTGTTTTGATATCAGCGGTAGTATGACTGCCGATGACCTGCCGCCCAACCGCCTGGAATCGGCAAAAAGAGTGGCGAGGGATTTCGTAAAAGGCCGCCGCGGCGACCAGATTGGTATCACCATCTTCAGTAACCAGAGCTTTACACTTTGTCCCTTAACCATCGATCATAATACAGTATTGTCGCAGATCGCCAGTATCCAGCCTGGTTACCTCAAAGATGAAGGTACTGCCATTGGATCGGGCCTTGCAACCAGCGTAGACAGGCTCAGGGCAGGTAAGTCGAAGTCGAAAGTGGTGGTGTTATTAACTGACGGTGTTGATTTCGGCGGCACCATTCCGCCCAATATTGCCAAGGAAATGGCGCGTTTGTATAAAGTGAAAGTATATACCATTGGGGTAGGGGCCGAAAAAGAGGTGAATGAAGTCATCAGCTCGCCCCTGGGGCCTGTATCGCAGCACAAACGGCTCGAATACAACGAAAGCCTGTTGAAAGAACTGGCCCAGGCTACCGGCGGGCAATATTTCCATGCCCTGGACACCAGTTCGCTGCAGAAGATCTACAGCAGCATCAACCTGATGGAAAAGTCGCGTATACAGGTAACTTCATATGAGAAACATTCCGATAAGTATCGTCCCTTTTTGTTGGCGGCGCTGATAGCGCTGGTGCTGGAAGTGTTCATCCGTTATGCTGTATTTAAACGATTCCCTTAA
- the rsgA gene encoding ribosome small subunit-dependent GTPase A, which translates to MQGLIYKSTGSWYIVRADDGRFFNARIKGVFKIDGLTSTNPIAVGDEVEMIPENETENTATITAIYDRRNYIVRSSPHNKHQQHIVASNLDQSLLFATLREPRTSSGFIDRFLVSAEAYHIPAIIVFNKCDLYRKKEMQQYEELLERYTAIGYGVMKVSMQTGEGLPELQEVLKDKITLLSGHSGVGKSTFINTLFPEKKLKTQEVSEWSGKGMHTTTFAEMFDLYFGGKVIDTPGIREFGLTNISRQELSHYFPEMRELLQDCQFNNCLHINEPGCAVKEATENGDIAMERYVNYYAMLETISDKKY; encoded by the coding sequence ATGCAGGGATTAATTTATAAATCTACAGGTAGCTGGTATATAGTGAGAGCCGATGACGGCAGGTTTTTTAACGCCCGTATAAAAGGAGTGTTCAAGATCGATGGATTAACGTCGACCAACCCGATTGCTGTTGGTGATGAGGTGGAAATGATACCGGAGAACGAAACTGAGAACACGGCTACTATCACTGCTATTTACGACCGGCGGAATTACATTGTGCGCAGCTCGCCCCACAATAAACACCAGCAGCATATTGTTGCCTCCAACCTGGATCAAAGCCTTTTGTTCGCCACATTACGTGAGCCCCGTACCTCTTCCGGTTTCATCGACCGTTTCCTGGTTTCGGCGGAAGCCTATCATATCCCTGCGATCATTGTATTCAATAAATGCGATCTCTACAGGAAAAAGGAAATGCAGCAGTACGAAGAGCTGCTGGAGCGGTATACCGCCATTGGTTACGGTGTCATGAAAGTTAGTATGCAAACCGGCGAAGGTTTGCCCGAATTGCAGGAGGTGTTAAAAGACAAGATCACCCTGCTCAGCGGGCATAGCGGCGTAGGCAAATCCACTTTTATCAATACGCTGTTTCCTGAAAAGAAGCTGAAAACACAGGAAGTAAGCGAATGGAGCGGAAAAGGGATGCATACCACCACTTTTGCGGAAATGTTTGATCTGTATTTCGGGGGGAAAGTCATAGACACACCGGGCATCAGGGAATTTGGGCTCACCAATATTTCAAGGCAGGAACTTTCGCATTACTTCCCGGAAATGCGCGAACTGTTACAGGATTGCCAGTTTAACAATTGTTTGCATATCAATGAACCGGGATGTGCTGTGAAAGAAGCCACAGAGAATGGTGATATCGCCATGGAACGGTATGTGAACTACTATGCCATGCTCGAAACCATCAGCGATAAAAAATACTGA
- a CDS encoding DUF3630 family protein, with protein MKTKYHSTLTTPTPAVIEETGTLNQFYSFTQQLSNHKKVRFTGKTDEADNIDWNFRYRGRELTLQYNIYNGISLIPHSTRGNEAVEELASTLRAR; from the coding sequence ATGAAAACTAAATATCACAGCACACTAACAACACCAACGCCGGCGGTAATCGAAGAAACCGGCACCTTAAACCAGTTCTATTCTTTTACCCAACAGTTGAGCAACCACAAAAAGGTGCGCTTTACCGGTAAAACGGATGAGGCCGACAATATCGACTGGAACTTCAGGTATCGCGGTCGCGAACTTACGCTGCAGTATAATATCTACAATGGTATTTCACTGATCCCGCATTCTACCAGGGGGAATGAAGCAGTAGAAGAACTGGCGTCTACACTAAGAGCACGCTAG
- a CDS encoding gamma carbonic anhydrase family protein — MATIIPVLGKTPALGNNCFVAPNATLIGDLQAGDDCSFWFNAVVRADVHFIKMGNKVNVQDGAVIHCTYEKHPTVIGNNVSIGHNAIVHGCTLHDNVLVGMGAIVMDRCEVHPNAIIAAGAVVLEGTIVEAGCIYAGVPAKKVKELPKDKTHGEIERIANNYLKYSSWFSDINAAK, encoded by the coding sequence ATGGCCACCATTATTCCGGTTCTCGGTAAAACTCCCGCTCTCGGCAACAACTGTTTTGTAGCACCCAACGCCACCCTTATAGGCGATCTCCAGGCCGGTGACGACTGCAGCTTCTGGTTTAATGCAGTAGTCCGTGCCGACGTTCATTTCATAAAAATGGGCAACAAGGTAAATGTACAGGACGGCGCGGTGATCCACTGTACCTACGAAAAACATCCAACCGTGATCGGTAACAATGTCTCTATCGGACATAATGCCATTGTACACGGTTGTACTTTACATGACAACGTGCTTGTAGGAATGGGCGCCATCGTCATGGACCGGTGCGAAGTCCATCCTAATGCGATAATAGCCGCAGGCGCCGTGGTACTGGAAGGAACCATTGTTGAAGCAGGCTGCATTTATGCAGGCGTACCGGCAAAAAAGGTAAAGGAACTTCCTAAAGACAAGACGCACGGCGAGATAGAACGCATTGCTAACAATTATTTAAAATATTCTTCATGGTTTTCTGATATCAATGCAGCGAAATGA
- a CDS encoding aspartate aminotransferase family protein encodes MNNRQLFLRHVAQTSPAPIALEMVRAEGIYQYDAAGKAYIDLISGFSVCNIGHSHPKVVKAVQEQAAAYMHLIVYGEFIETPQVHYAKMLADLLPASLSSIYFVNSGAEATEGAMKLAKRVTGRSQIIAFNNAYHGSTQGALSVMGSEYWRNAFRPLLPGVLHENYNTQEALDAITAETACVIAETVQAESGLNKPNEAWLQALRCKCTETGALLIFDEIQAGFGRTGSLWAFEQYGVVPDILLLGKALGGGMPLGAFISSKEFMDQLIQDPVLGHITTFGGHPVSCAAGKAALEVLLDGNFTGEVQAKEKILQERLQHPAILQLRTAGLWAAVEFDSFETNHKVIKRCIEMGMVTDWFLFNASSMRIAPPLITTTEQIHEICDRVIAAVSDL; translated from the coding sequence ATGAACAACAGGCAATTATTTCTGCGGCATGTGGCTCAGACCTCGCCGGCGCCGATAGCGCTTGAGATGGTAAGGGCGGAAGGCATTTACCAGTACGATGCTGCCGGTAAAGCGTATATTGATCTTATCTCTGGTTTCAGCGTGTGCAATATTGGCCATAGTCATCCTAAGGTAGTGAAGGCAGTACAGGAGCAGGCGGCGGCCTATATGCATCTCATTGTGTATGGCGAATTCATAGAAACGCCGCAGGTGCATTATGCCAAAATGCTGGCGGACCTGCTGCCGGCCTCTCTCAGCAGCATCTATTTTGTGAATAGTGGCGCCGAAGCTACTGAAGGGGCCATGAAACTCGCCAAAAGGGTAACCGGCCGTTCACAGATCATTGCTTTCAATAATGCCTATCATGGCAGCACCCAGGGGGCATTGAGCGTTATGGGCAGTGAATACTGGCGCAATGCTTTCCGCCCGTTGTTACCTGGCGTACTGCACGAAAATTACAATACACAGGAAGCCCTGGACGCCATCACTGCCGAAACAGCCTGCGTCATTGCCGAAACGGTTCAGGCCGAAAGCGGCCTGAATAAGCCAAATGAAGCCTGGTTGCAGGCCCTGCGGTGCAAATGTACCGAAACGGGCGCCCTGCTCATTTTTGACGAAATACAGGCTGGTTTTGGCCGTACGGGCAGCCTCTGGGCCTTTGAACAATATGGAGTGGTTCCGGATATACTGCTGCTTGGTAAAGCCCTTGGAGGCGGCATGCCTCTTGGCGCGTTCATTTCGTCGAAGGAATTCATGGACCAGCTTATCCAGGACCCGGTATTGGGTCATATCACCACGTTTGGCGGTCATCCTGTGAGTTGCGCCGCAGGCAAAGCGGCCCTTGAAGTGCTGCTCGACGGCAACTTTACCGGTGAAGTACAGGCAAAGGAAAAGATCCTGCAGGAGCGTTTGCAGCACCCGGCTATCTTACAACTGCGCACTGCGGGCCTTTGGGCGGCTGTTGAATTCGACAGCTTTGAAACCAACCATAAAGTAATTAAACGTTGTATAGAAATGGGGATGGTTACAGACTGGTTCCTGTTCAACGCCAGCAGCATGCGTATAGCGCCGCCGCTTATAACAACTACGGAACAGATACACGAGATCTGCGACCGCGTTATTGCGGCCGTCAGTGACCTATAG